From Woronichinia naegeliana WA131, the proteins below share one genomic window:
- a CDS encoding SDR family oxidoreductase has translation MKFTVIGSNGFIGSALSIKMRAEGYSVFTPSRGDDKIFSIPLNHVIYAAGVTSNFRLNPFNTLQANTSYLAEILEKSCFDSLLYLSSSRIYRHAESTQEDAAIFLKSYDPEDLYDLTKLTAEALCYAREDLNHKVKVVRLSNVIGTDFRSQNFLFDIIRSACDDGVIYLRSSLDSCKDYVMLEDVIELLPKIATIGKHKCYNVASGHNLTHQDIVNSIIKCTKARLEISNDTPTVRFSRLDVSKILEEFTYKPSNVLNCIPRLVLEYKNSKTKPNINIKG, from the coding sequence ATGAAGTTTACGGTTATTGGTAGTAATGGTTTTATTGGAAGCGCATTATCTATTAAGATGCGCGCGGAGGGATACTCAGTTTTTACGCCTAGTCGTGGAGATGATAAAATCTTCTCAATTCCACTTAATCACGTTATTTATGCTGCAGGAGTGACATCGAATTTTCGTCTAAATCCGTTTAACACATTGCAAGCTAATACGTCTTACCTCGCTGAAATTCTTGAAAAATCATGTTTTGACTCACTTCTTTATTTGTCGTCATCACGCATTTATCGTCATGCAGAAAGCACACAAGAGGATGCTGCTATTTTTCTAAAATCTTATGATCCAGAAGACTTGTACGATTTAACTAAATTAACAGCTGAGGCACTATGCTACGCAAGGGAGGACTTAAATCATAAGGTAAAAGTTGTTCGCTTAAGCAATGTAATAGGAACAGATTTTCGTTCTCAAAATTTTTTGTTTGATATAATTCGCTCTGCTTGTGACGACGGAGTAATCTATCTAAGGTCTTCACTTGATTCTTGTAAAGACTATGTAATGCTGGAAGATGTAATAGAGTTATTGCCTAAAATAGCAACTATAGGAAAACATAAATGTTATAATGTTGCCTCTGGCCATAACTTGACACATCAAGACATCGTCAATTCTATAATTAAATGCACAAAAGCAAGATTAGAAATATCAAATGATACACCCACTGTTAGATTTTCACGACTTGACGTAAGCAAAATCTTAGAAGAATTTACTTACAAACCATCGAATGTTCTAAATTGTATTCCAAGGCTTGTTCTTGAATACAAAAATTCTAAAACAAAACCAAACATTAATATCAAAGGATAG
- a CDS encoding glycosyltransferase: MQMINDYNGLLIIIPTRNRSDLAINAILSVLNQPNCEEVKVLVSDNSTDTKDIEILYKFCQETRDERLSYIKPPEPLQMSKHWDWAANQAFKKYEINHLSFLTDRMIFKSGQLKELINIVKRYPDYIVSYNHDFIDDYKKPIKLVQSEWSGKLYQVKSIQLLLLSSRASFYGLPKMLNCITPRTILNKISTKFGNTFGSIAPDYNFCYRSLELVDSILHFDKAPILHYAISQSNGASFARGIVSKASSDFLANLGQSDFCSATPIPSIHTVGNAIWHEYCTVKKETSSTKFPDIDMNCYLNYLGSETSKIINPELKAEMQATLSTYGWKPPVESNELKSFTREDLLLMCKKLLSPSIVWNKIIMILITKLFIKSKHAQPLVLFLANNFGIMPPRYIDYYFDFNTLEDAFNYVNKFPKPSYISYDGKSFAVKRLGNDCLDIPL, from the coding sequence ATGCAAATGATTAATGATTATAATGGTCTTCTTATAATAATCCCCACGAGAAATCGTTCGGATTTGGCAATTAATGCGATTTTATCGGTCTTAAATCAGCCTAACTGCGAAGAAGTTAAGGTATTAGTGTCAGATAATTCTACTGATACAAAAGATATTGAAATTTTATACAAATTTTGTCAAGAAACTAGAGATGAACGGCTTAGTTATATTAAGCCGCCAGAACCTTTGCAAATGTCTAAGCATTGGGATTGGGCAGCAAATCAGGCTTTTAAGAAATATGAAATTAACCACTTGTCATTCCTAACTGATAGAATGATTTTTAAATCTGGTCAGTTAAAAGAATTAATTAATATTGTCAAACGTTATCCTGACTATATAGTTAGTTATAACCATGATTTTATTGATGATTATAAAAAGCCAATTAAACTTGTTCAAAGTGAATGGAGCGGCAAACTATATCAGGTGAAATCGATCCAATTGTTATTGCTTTCATCTCGAGCCTCCTTCTATGGTCTGCCGAAAATGTTAAATTGTATTACACCGCGCACTATTTTAAATAAGATTTCTACCAAGTTTGGAAATACATTTGGCTCAATTGCACCAGACTATAATTTTTGCTACAGAAGCCTAGAATTAGTTGACTCAATCCTCCATTTCGATAAAGCACCTATTTTACATTACGCTATTTCACAAAGTAATGGAGCAAGTTTCGCTAGGGGAATAGTGTCTAAAGCTAGCAGTGATTTTCTTGCAAATTTAGGTCAATCAGATTTCTGCTCAGCTACTCCAATACCAAGTATACATACCGTTGGAAATGCAATATGGCATGAGTATTGTACGGTTAAGAAAGAAACAAGCAGCACTAAGTTTCCTGATATTGACATGAATTGTTATCTGAACTACCTCGGATCAGAGACGAGCAAAATTATCAATCCTGAATTAAAAGCAGAAATGCAAGCCACTTTATCAACTTATGGCTGGAAACCCCCTGTAGAAAGTAATGAGCTAAAATCCTTCACTAGGGAAGACCTATTGCTTATGTGCAAAAAACTCTTGTCTCCTAGTATTGTATGGAATAAAATTATAATGATTCTTATAACGAAGCTATTTATTAAAAGTAAACATGCTCAACCATTAGTACTGTTCTTGGCAAATAATTTTGGGATTATGCCACCAAGATATATTGATTATTACTTTGATTTTAATACACTTGAGGATGCTTTCAATTATGTGAATAAGTTCCCGAAACCAAGTTATATCAGTTACGACGGGAAAAGTTTTGCAGTAAAAAGGTTAGGTAATGATTGTTTAGATATTCCTTTATGA
- a CDS encoding acyltransferase, which yields MLLDLYMVIEIHPSAKISKLADIEDSIRGSKIIISSNVVIDSFVKIKPAGGIGDILIGSNSIINSGCVLYSGNGITIGKYVAIAANCTLAPVSHEYARRELLIMSQGFRPSKGGILINDDVWIGANCVILDGVQIGFGCVIGASSLVRENLDNYGIYVGNPLKRIGVRQ from the coding sequence TTGTTACTCGATTTATATATGGTGATTGAAATTCATCCAAGTGCCAAGATATCAAAATTAGCCGATATTGAAGACTCTATTCGCGGCTCAAAAATAATAATATCAAGCAATGTAGTTATTGATTCTTTTGTGAAGATAAAACCTGCTGGTGGAATAGGTGATATCCTAATTGGTTCCAATTCTATAATAAATTCTGGCTGTGTTTTATATTCTGGAAATGGTATTACAATTGGAAAGTATGTTGCAATTGCTGCCAACTGTACGCTAGCACCTGTCAGTCACGAGTATGCTAGGAGAGAGTTGCTGATTATGTCTCAGGGATTTCGTCCATCTAAGGGAGGGATATTAATTAATGATGATGTGTGGATTGGTGCCAACTGTGTAATTTTAGACGGTGTTCAAATAGGATTTGGTTGTGTTATTGGAGCCAGCTCTCTTGTAAGAGAAAATCTCGATAACTACGGCATATATGTGGGAAACCCATTGAAGAGGATAGGTGTCCGCCAATGA
- a CDS encoding cephalosporin hydroxylase family protein → MSKPKNNFIKEFLTEKEARIASYANDTDWHNLSLKWLVRAFEQKYMYNFSVLGRPVIQTPFEMVAMQEIIWSVQPDLIIETGIAHGGSLVFSSSMLELNAICGGPQEAEVLGIDIDIRKHNREAIEAHPMFKRISMIQGSSIAPEIIEQVTAKAEGKQKILVLLDSNHTHDHVLAELEAYAPLTSIGSYCVVFDTVVEDLPDEMFNDRPWGVGNNPKTAVWEYLKTHPEFEIDKSVQNKLLITVAPDGYLKRVK, encoded by the coding sequence ATGAGTAAGCCCAAAAATAATTTTATCAAAGAGTTTCTAACAGAGAAAGAAGCAAGAATTGCTAGCTATGCCAACGATACCGACTGGCACAACTTATCTCTTAAGTGGCTAGTAAGAGCCTTTGAACAAAAGTATATGTATAACTTTAGCGTGCTTGGAAGACCAGTTATACAAACGCCATTTGAAATGGTTGCAATGCAAGAAATTATCTGGTCAGTACAGCCAGATCTGATTATCGAAACAGGTATCGCCCACGGCGGATCGTTGGTTTTTTCATCTTCCATGCTTGAACTAAATGCTATCTGTGGTGGCCCGCAGGAGGCAGAGGTCTTGGGCATTGACATTGATATTCGTAAACATAATCGAGAAGCAATTGAAGCTCATCCAATGTTTAAGCGAATCTCCATGATTCAAGGCTCTAGCATTGCTCCTGAAATTATTGAACAAGTTACAGCAAAAGCCGAAGGGAAACAAAAGATTTTAGTTTTGTTAGACAGTAATCACACCCATGATCATGTCTTAGCAGAATTAGAAGCCTATGCACCTTTAACTTCTATTGGAAGCTACTGCGTTGTATTTGACACTGTAGTGGAAGATCTACCTGATGAGATGTTTAATGATCGCCCTTGGGGAGTGGGTAACAATCCCAAAACAGCAGTATGGGAATATCTCAAGACTCATCCAGAGTTTGAAATTGACAAAAGCGTTCAAAACAAACTGTTAATTACGGTTGCTCCAGATGGCTATTTGAAACGAGTAAAATAA
- a CDS encoding Uma2 family endonuclease, whose translation MVVALFRMTMAEFLNLPDIEASPAWEFVNQVAGQKTMPTLFHSRLQKHLLTIIDQSTQAYEALPELRCILSESSVVPDVAVMRLDRLPQFNKPIEGAPDWVIEILSPDQRVTRVITKIQACLEAETRLAWLIDPLEEVVMVFWRDRPLVILRGNDLLPVLPDVQLELTPIEIFAWMKGQ comes from the coding sequence ATGGTGGTTGCTCTTTTCCGAATGACGATGGCGGAGTTTTTAAATCTACCTGACATTGAAGCTTCTCCAGCTTGGGAATTTGTTAATCAAGTGGCGGGACAAAAAACAATGCCAACTTTATTTCATAGCCGATTGCAAAAGCATTTACTTACGATAATCGATCAATCCACCCAAGCTTATGAAGCATTGCCAGAATTGCGTTGTATTTTGTCAGAAAGCTCTGTTGTCCCTGATGTGGCAGTTATGCGCCTAGACCGTTTACCGCAATTTAATAAACCTATTGAGGGTGCACCAGACTGGGTGATTGAGATTTTGTCGCCAGATCAGCGTGTGACTCGAGTAATCACGAAAATTCAAGCTTGTCTTGAAGCTGAGACAAGGTTAGCGTGGTTAATAGACCCATTGGAGGAAGTAGTAATGGTATTTTGGAGAGATCGTCCTTTAGTGATCTTAAGGGGCAATGATTTATTACCAGTTTTACCTGATGTGCAACTAGAGTTAACTCCGATTGAAATTTTTGCTTGGATGAAAGGACAATGA